In Nitrospira sp. MA-1, the following proteins share a genomic window:
- a CDS encoding alginate export family protein, whose translation MALSMFWILLAAPFSHGGEPNKEPTPPIDDPFLFWQLDEVRERAKKIPQNIQERIRNGQEWNWNEYPDQVLLQEDAEIHWTRYLSAALNAPKWLDLGMTARLRREGFDYPFKKDQKGSTWQWATRSRFRASARWKAFRAQLEFQGSTSGVDSATDVVGNSTFSAGNVQQLFVAHTLANFWQTGLRTDLHVGRINLDIGARRLVARSRFSNTSQAFDGIHWNLANEGQWQFRTFFSEVVLTADTTNRLGLFTNSGNYFWGLSYETHQLAWSRIHMYYFGRNNNAEDDQVARAHSTFGLRLYQPPKIGSFDYDGETAWQIGTLDSKDHFAYFQHLSLGYTFALPWAPRIMAMYDYASGTKNPNGNESQTFDPLFGARRNELSPTSLFGPFYRSNISSPGIRLILNPLPVLRLDLKFRAWYLAQSRDAWVNSGLQDPSGAAGNVLGQDLEVGVRWNPSPNLSIDAGYDYFLKGSYIKNQTNVPGNPPAQNTNYFYIQTEVRF comes from the coding sequence ATGGCTCTTTCCATGTTTTGGATCCTGCTGGCTGCACCCTTTTCGCATGGCGGAGAGCCCAACAAAGAACCAACTCCTCCAATAGATGATCCGTTTCTGTTTTGGCAATTGGATGAAGTCAGGGAAAGAGCCAAAAAAATTCCTCAAAATATCCAAGAACGGATTCGAAACGGTCAGGAGTGGAATTGGAACGAATATCCCGATCAGGTGCTCTTGCAGGAGGACGCAGAAATACATTGGACCCGGTACCTGTCTGCGGCCCTCAATGCGCCGAAATGGTTGGACCTCGGCATGACCGCTCGTCTGAGGCGCGAGGGCTTTGATTATCCGTTTAAAAAGGACCAGAAGGGAAGCACCTGGCAATGGGCGACCAGATCCCGTTTCCGGGCCAGCGCACGATGGAAGGCCTTCCGCGCTCAGCTGGAATTTCAAGGGTCCACCTCCGGTGTCGATTCCGCCACCGATGTGGTGGGGAACTCGACGTTCAGTGCCGGAAACGTTCAGCAGTTGTTTGTGGCGCACACATTGGCAAATTTTTGGCAGACGGGACTTCGCACCGATCTTCATGTCGGGCGCATCAACCTGGATATCGGAGCACGTCGCCTCGTTGCCCGCAGTCGCTTTAGCAATACCTCACAGGCCTTTGACGGCATTCACTGGAATCTCGCCAATGAAGGTCAGTGGCAATTCCGGACTTTTTTTTCTGAAGTGGTGTTAACCGCCGACACCACGAATCGTCTGGGCTTATTTACCAATAGCGGGAATTATTTCTGGGGACTTTCATATGAAACCCACCAGCTCGCCTGGTCCAGAATTCACATGTATTATTTCGGGAGGAATAATAATGCTGAAGATGACCAGGTGGCGCGCGCGCATTCCACTTTTGGACTGAGACTCTATCAGCCACCCAAAATCGGATCATTTGATTATGATGGGGAAACCGCCTGGCAGATAGGCACGTTGGATAGCAAGGATCATTTTGCCTATTTCCAACATTTGTCCTTAGGGTATACCTTTGCGCTCCCCTGGGCACCTCGGATTATGGCCATGTACGATTACGCCAGTGGCACAAAGAATCCCAATGGGAACGAGAGCCAGACCTTTGATCCTCTATTTGGAGCGCGCCGCAATGAATTGTCCCCCACGAGTCTGTTTGGACCATTCTACCGTTCCAATATCAGCTCCCCGGGCATTCGATTGATTCTCAACCCACTTCCCGTCCTTCGACTCGACCTGAAGTTCCGGGCCTGGTATTTGGCCCAATCCCGTGATGCGTGGGTCAATTCCGGCCTGCAGGATCCATCCGGCGCCGCGGGCAACGTGTTGGGACAGGATCTGGAGGTAGGCGTTCGGTGGAATCCCTCGCCCAATCTCAGCATAGATGCCGGCTATGACTACTTTCTCAAAGGTTCCTATATTAAAAACCAAACGAACGTGCCAGGAAATCCTCCGGCCCAAAATACCAATTATTTCTACATTCAAACCGAAGTCAGATTTTAA
- a CDS encoding SGNH/GDSL hydrolase family protein produces MNNRWAPFFLVAAFPILPLWVYFSDQVLQELISVRIHPNALWLSYFVVWLTLFGMSAFLVCRSAPFPKRDSSNFIFWGFLTLIFIPPILVGIWVISSPHIPIRIFLLFSLTSFFPLAFFLVWEFFLKNLVVGESWVNVIVLPVSSGLLTLILFEVFFGSGLRKQNLVQNISAMNSPDRSYWYYARYRENGIERANSYGFVGPEPNSQIPDERVLLIGDSIPAAERHPRNFPTISQEKFNKEFHHDEKLEMINASIAAYSVEQIYLFYSEKLRDLPHNYLIFSFYLDDVNRNLRYRKNNRLYSPDWAEWQQDVYWQCYLCQRLLSLCNVSDHLFLNYRKRSYEEAFPDALRILEKTRLLANSRGAKFAVLNIPRFTWEGVLPNVETYQYFEMNKALERWCIANGVPCYDTLPLLIGKEISTIRRSKTDIHFTYMGHQIVGLGLKDFLASLIRSGTNTRGPGEFVSAM; encoded by the coding sequence ATGAATAATCGGTGGGCTCCATTTTTTCTTGTTGCGGCTTTTCCTATCTTACCCTTGTGGGTTTACTTCTCTGATCAAGTCCTACAAGAATTAATTTCTGTTAGGATTCATCCAAACGCTCTCTGGTTAAGTTACTTCGTTGTCTGGCTGACTTTATTCGGAATGTCTGCCTTTCTTGTTTGCAGAAGTGCGCCTTTCCCAAAAAGAGATAGTTCCAATTTTATTTTTTGGGGATTCCTAACTTTAATCTTTATTCCTCCCATTTTAGTTGGAATATGGGTTATTTCTAGTCCGCACATCCCTATAAGAATTTTTCTGCTCTTTTCTCTGACCAGTTTTTTCCCTCTTGCCTTTTTTCTGGTATGGGAGTTTTTTTTAAAAAACCTGGTTGTCGGAGAATCATGGGTTAACGTCATTGTTCTCCCGGTAAGCTCTGGACTGCTTACGCTCATTCTTTTTGAGGTTTTCTTTGGCAGTGGTTTACGGAAGCAAAATCTGGTTCAAAATATTTCAGCTATGAATAGTCCGGATCGGTCCTATTGGTATTATGCACGATATAGGGAAAATGGAATAGAAAGAGCAAATTCCTATGGGTTTGTAGGACCTGAGCCAAATTCTCAGATACCTGACGAGAGGGTTCTCCTTATTGGGGATTCCATTCCAGCTGCCGAGCGCCACCCTAGAAATTTTCCTACAATCTCCCAGGAAAAATTTAATAAAGAATTTCACCATGATGAAAAACTTGAAATGATCAATGCCAGTATTGCCGCTTATAGCGTGGAACAGATATACCTGTTTTATTCAGAAAAACTTCGAGACCTTCCCCACAATTATTTAATCTTTAGCTTTTATCTGGATGATGTTAACCGAAACCTTCGTTACCGAAAAAATAATCGTTTGTATTCTCCGGATTGGGCTGAATGGCAGCAGGATGTTTATTGGCAATGTTATCTTTGTCAGCGTCTCTTGAGTCTCTGCAATGTGTCGGATCACCTTTTTCTTAATTATCGGAAACGAAGTTACGAAGAAGCCTTTCCAGATGCGTTGAGGATTCTTGAGAAAACCCGCCTTCTGGCAAATTCACGCGGAGCCAAATTTGCCGTTTTAAATATCCCTCGTTTTACTTGGGAGGGAGTACTTCCGAATGTTGAAACGTATCAATATTTTGAGATGAATAAGGCTTTGGAACGGTGGTGTATAGCCAATGGGGTGCCTTGTTACGATACCCTGCCGTTGTTGATTGGGAAAGAAATTTCCACCATTAGGAGGAGCAAGACAGACATTCATTTTACTTATATGGGGCACCAGATAGTGGGCCTTGGCCTCAAGGATTTCCTTGCTTCACTAATACGGTCTGGCACAAACACAAGGGGGCCTGGTGAGTTTGTATCGGCCATGTAG
- the ureB gene encoding urease subunit beta, with the protein MAQSKKNPPNSGVGKWLRHKHAGPQSENTDTAPIGGLVLAKGDIEINSGRPTTTLRVRNTGDRPIQVGSHFHFFESNRYLQFDRSEAFGKRLDIPSTTAIRFEPGDEKEVTLVPMGGKQFCVGFNNLVDGWTGDGPTPDYRPNYDEAMRRVKERGFKSTKP; encoded by the coding sequence ATGGCTCAGTCAAAAAAGAATCCCCCCAACTCTGGAGTCGGGAAGTGGTTGCGGCACAAGCATGCCGGCCCTCAATCGGAAAATACGGATACGGCCCCAATTGGGGGCCTCGTTCTGGCTAAAGGGGATATCGAAATCAACTCCGGTCGGCCGACGACCACCCTGAGAGTGCGGAACACCGGCGACCGGCCCATTCAGGTCGGCTCCCATTTTCACTTTTTTGAATCGAATCGTTACCTGCAGTTTGATCGGTCGGAGGCGTTTGGCAAGCGGCTGGATATTCCGTCAACGACCGCGATCCGGTTTGAGCCTGGCGACGAGAAGGAGGTGACTCTGGTCCCGATGGGTGGCAAACAGTTCTGCGTCGGCTTCAACAATTTGGTCGATGGCTGGACGGGCGACGGGCCAACACCCGACTACCGTCCCAACTATGACGAGGCCATGCGACGCGTTAAGGAACGTGGATTCAAGTCGACCAAACCCTGA
- a CDS encoding DUF4136 domain-containing protein codes for MNIVKERVFFMRCFMGLFVLLSLPVSFGCSSISVSSDYRESTDFSKLKTFSWMLKTPEGEIDLGGANQMARQRIESAIAAELANKGYIEIVAGNSDFHVTYYVGREERIQVQSMGGPLMRPYWGMGMGYTEVYQYEEGTLIIDLLDAKAPQHIIWRGVAKGVVDWKGTTGGQTGLINEAVQKVLAQFPPKPS; via the coding sequence ATGAATATTGTAAAAGAAAGGGTATTCTTCATGCGATGTTTCATGGGGCTTTTCGTTTTGTTGTCATTGCCGGTCTCCTTCGGGTGCTCCAGTATTTCTGTAAGTTCTGATTATAGGGAGTCCACGGACTTTAGTAAGCTGAAGACATTTTCATGGATGCTGAAAACGCCAGAAGGGGAGATTGATCTTGGTGGGGCCAATCAAATGGCCCGGCAAAGGATTGAGAGTGCGATCGCAGCCGAACTGGCGAACAAGGGATACATCGAAATAGTCGCTGGAAATTCAGATTTCCATGTGACCTATTATGTTGGTAGAGAAGAGCGCATTCAGGTCCAATCTATGGGAGGTCCACTAATGAGGCCTTACTGGGGAATGGGTATGGGCTATACAGAAGTTTACCAATACGAGGAAGGGACGCTCATCATCGATCTTCTTGATGCGAAGGCGCCGCAGCATATCATCTGGCGCGGGGTTGCTAAAGGCGTGGTGGATTGGAAGGGAACCACAGGAGGGCAAACCGGGCTGATCAATGAGGCAGTCCAGAAAGTTTTGGCACAATTCCCTCCAAAACCTTCCTGA
- a CDS encoding DUF5132 domain-containing protein: MEAVIGGVVVGAVVAVAVPSIASGIGSVLRPLAKGMIKGGLVAYAAVSEMVSETGEQFNDMIAEAKSEIGNNDKKMTRTKSQRA, from the coding sequence ATGGAAGCTGTCATTGGTGGTGTGGTGGTCGGAGCTGTCGTTGCAGTGGCGGTCCCCTCAATTGCATCTGGAATAGGTTCGGTGCTGCGCCCCCTCGCTAAAGGAATGATTAAAGGAGGCCTTGTGGCCTACGCCGCTGTTTCAGAAATGGTTTCTGAAACCGGGGAACAATTCAATGACATGATTGCTGAGGCAAAATCGGAAATCGGGAACAACGATAAAAAAATGACCAGGACTAAATCCCAGCGTGCTTGA
- the ureE gene encoding urease accessory protein UreE (involved in the assembly of the urease metallocenter; possible nickel donor), with translation MIMVESVLGHVKDPDWKAKLDGAHVDVMHLDQWQAQKTRFRLKSEGGVELAVSLERNTHLHDGDILLWDDTTREAIIARIQLQDVMVIRLDGLLSKTQEFLAHICLELGHALGNQHWPAVVKGTTVYVPLTVDRQVMASVMKTHAFEEITYEFSPGASVIPYLAPHESRRLFGGANSTPHSHVHEHSPTLNHHDDHSHPHT, from the coding sequence ATGATTATGGTTGAATCGGTGTTAGGCCACGTCAAGGATCCCGACTGGAAGGCCAAACTTGATGGCGCGCATGTTGACGTGATGCATCTCGACCAATGGCAGGCCCAGAAAACCCGATTTCGCCTGAAGTCGGAGGGGGGAGTGGAGTTGGCTGTGTCGCTGGAGCGGAATACTCATTTGCACGATGGAGACATTCTCCTCTGGGATGACACTACGCGTGAGGCAATCATTGCCCGCATTCAACTTCAGGATGTGATGGTGATCCGGCTGGATGGTTTGCTCTCGAAGACCCAGGAATTCCTCGCGCACATTTGTCTCGAACTTGGACATGCGTTGGGCAATCAACACTGGCCGGCGGTGGTCAAGGGCACGACGGTCTATGTACCCCTGACCGTGGACCGGCAAGTGATGGCTTCAGTGATGAAGACGCACGCGTTCGAGGAGATCACCTACGAATTTTCGCCGGGTGCCTCGGTCATTCCCTATCTCGCGCCCCACGAATCCCGGCGGCTGTTTGGTGGTGCCAATTCAACACCCCACTCCCATGTACATGAACACTCGCCTACCCTGAATCATCATGACGATCACTCCCATCCGCACACGTAA
- the ilvA gene encoding threonine ammonia-lyase, biosynthetic has product MPQSYLKRILDARIYDLAIETPLDNTSLVSERMGNHVLLKREDMQPVFSFKIRGAYNKLLHLTDKQRAGGVITASAGNHAQGLALAARHMGVNATIVMPRTTPAIKVDAVKRHGGKVALFGDTYDEASTHAQILLKEKGLTYIPPYDDPDVIAGQGTVAMELLRQHPAHIDAIFIPVGGGGLCAGMTAYIKCVRPEIKVFAVEPEDAACLKMAMKAKRRVRLPQVGIFADGVAVARIGKEPFRVLRKTIDGVITANADEMCAAIKDIFEDTRSIAEPAGALSLAGLKKYVAETGCKGKTLIAIDSGANINFDRLRYISERTEIGEGREAILAVTIPEKPGSYMKFCSLMGKHSITEFNYRFADNLDAHIFVGVQISPDKNDREDIISLLKGKGYQVVDMTDNEVAKLHIRHMVGGHAPQAKNEIVFRFEFPERPGALLRFLTKLASRWNISMFHYRNHGSAYGRVLVGMQVPEPERKQLDLILKDLGYPYRDETENEAYQYFLG; this is encoded by the coding sequence ATGCCACAGTCTTATCTGAAACGCATTCTTGATGCGCGCATCTATGACCTCGCCATAGAAACACCCCTGGATAACACTTCCCTTGTTTCCGAACGCATGGGTAATCATGTGTTATTGAAAAGAGAAGATATGCAACCTGTGTTTTCGTTCAAAATTCGTGGTGCGTACAATAAATTATTACACCTCACCGATAAGCAGCGGGCGGGTGGCGTCATTACGGCCTCGGCGGGCAATCACGCCCAGGGTCTGGCGCTTGCGGCGAGGCACATGGGTGTGAATGCCACCATTGTCATGCCGCGAACAACGCCCGCAATTAAGGTGGATGCTGTAAAACGCCATGGCGGGAAAGTCGCGTTGTTTGGCGACACATACGATGAAGCCTCAACCCATGCGCAAATCCTGTTGAAAGAAAAAGGTCTGACGTACATTCCGCCCTACGATGATCCGGATGTTATCGCTGGTCAGGGGACGGTTGCCATGGAGTTATTGCGGCAGCATCCCGCCCACATTGATGCCATATTTATTCCCGTAGGTGGGGGTGGATTGTGCGCAGGCATGACGGCCTATATTAAATGTGTGCGGCCGGAAATCAAAGTGTTTGCCGTTGAGCCAGAAGACGCGGCCTGCCTGAAGATGGCAATGAAAGCAAAACGACGAGTGAGGTTGCCTCAGGTGGGCATATTCGCCGATGGGGTTGCTGTGGCGCGAATCGGCAAGGAGCCGTTCCGTGTGCTAAGGAAAACTATCGATGGCGTCATCACTGCCAACGCAGATGAAATGTGTGCCGCCATTAAAGATATCTTTGAGGACACCCGCTCGATTGCCGAGCCCGCCGGAGCGCTTTCGTTGGCAGGATTGAAAAAATATGTGGCGGAGACAGGCTGCAAGGGCAAAACATTAATCGCGATTGATAGCGGAGCCAACATTAATTTTGACCGTTTACGCTATATCAGCGAACGCACAGAAATCGGCGAGGGTCGGGAAGCAATTCTCGCAGTCACTATCCCTGAAAAGCCTGGAAGCTATATGAAATTCTGCAGCTTGATGGGGAAACATTCAATTACAGAATTTAATTACCGATTTGCGGATAATCTCGATGCACATATTTTTGTTGGTGTGCAGATTTCACCCGATAAAAATGATCGCGAAGATATTATTTCGCTCTTGAAGGGAAAAGGGTATCAGGTGGTTGACATGACCGACAATGAAGTGGCCAAGCTGCACATTCGCCATATGGTGGGAGGACATGCGCCACAGGCCAAAAATGAAATCGTATTTCGTTTTGAATTTCCCGAAAGACCGGGAGCCCTCCTGAGATTTCTCACCAAGCTTGCCTCCCGCTGGAATATCTCCATGTTCCATTATCGTAATCACGGTTCTGCCTATGGCCGTGTGCTTGTGGGTATGCAGGTGCCTGAACCGGAACGCAAACAGCTTGATCTTATTCTGAAAGACCTGGGTTACCCCTACAGGGATGAGACTGAAAACGAAGCCTACCAATACTTCTTAGGTTAA
- a CDS encoding urease subunit gamma yields MHLTPRETEKLLIYQLGDIAQRRKTKGLKLNHPESMALICSTALEGAREGKTVEEVMTEAAGVLTRDDVMEGVAEMIPFVQLEAVFTDGTRLITVHDPIK; encoded by the coding sequence ATGCATCTAACACCTCGTGAGACGGAAAAATTGTTGATTTACCAACTTGGCGATATTGCCCAACGGCGGAAGACCAAAGGCCTGAAGCTGAATCATCCGGAATCGATGGCGCTCATCTGCTCGACAGCTCTCGAAGGGGCCCGCGAGGGAAAGACGGTCGAGGAGGTGATGACGGAGGCTGCGGGTGTGCTGACACGTGATGACGTCATGGAGGGAGTAGCCGAGATGATCCCTTTCGTTCAACTTGAGGCCGTGTTCACCGATGGCACCAGGCTAATTACGGTCCATGATCCGATCAAGTAA
- a CDS encoding urea transporter translates to MATESIVTDRQTFWDPEKFFQIVLRGVGQVMFQGHAGTGMLFLVGIAVASPLMAVGALIGAVLGPVVATLARFDDKEIAEGLHGFNPVLVGIATVFYLKPEPLTWVLLVAGCVGSTFLTYAMRRYLKFPTYTAPFVLVTWLVLIMAHGIAGTTIDVMPAPPAYTPSGFVAEVLAGAAEVMFGATVVTGILFLAGIALCTWRHAVLGLLGSIVGTLVALYHNDPTSAVHLGIYGYNAVLAPIAVYLWGKSLLIAILAAMISVPLTEFFPSWLGIPALTAPFVVASWIIIAVGQIDALYLREPVEKSG, encoded by the coding sequence ATGGCAACAGAGTCCATCGTGACCGATCGCCAAACATTTTGGGATCCGGAGAAATTTTTCCAAATCGTCCTGCGCGGGGTTGGTCAAGTGATGTTCCAGGGTCATGCAGGCACAGGAATGTTATTCCTGGTGGGGATTGCGGTCGCGTCGCCTCTGATGGCCGTAGGCGCGTTGATCGGAGCGGTCCTCGGTCCAGTGGTCGCTACCCTGGCGCGATTCGACGACAAGGAGATTGCGGAAGGGCTGCATGGCTTCAATCCCGTCCTGGTGGGCATTGCCACGGTTTTCTATTTGAAACCTGAGCCCCTGACATGGGTCCTGCTCGTGGCGGGGTGTGTGGGCTCGACATTCCTGACCTATGCGATGCGCCGATATCTGAAGTTCCCCACCTACACTGCTCCCTTCGTCCTCGTCACGTGGTTGGTCCTGATCATGGCTCATGGGATAGCCGGAACGACAATCGATGTGATGCCGGCCCCTCCGGCGTATACGCCGTCCGGTTTCGTAGCCGAGGTTTTGGCGGGGGCGGCCGAGGTGATGTTCGGTGCGACGGTGGTGACCGGAATTCTGTTCCTTGCGGGGATTGCCCTCTGCACATGGCGGCACGCGGTGCTAGGGCTGTTGGGATCAATAGTGGGAACCCTCGTGGCGCTGTATCACAATGACCCGACATCGGCAGTCCACCTGGGCATCTATGGGTACAACGCCGTTCTGGCGCCGATCGCGGTATACCTGTGGGGGAAGTCTCTCCTGATTGCGATACTGGCCGCCATGATCTCCGTCCCCCTGACGGAGTTCTTTCCCTCCTGGCTGGGAATCCCTGCCCTGACTGCTCCATTTGTGGTAGCGTCCTGGATCATTATCGCCGTCGGTCAGATCGACGCGTTGTACCTGCGGGAGCCGGTTGAGAAGTCGGGGTAA
- a CDS encoding urease subunit alpha has product MSKISRKQYADLYGPTTGDKIRLGNTDLYVEIEKDLRVYGDELVTGGGKTLRDGMGSDNQITQAAGCLDLVITNVTILDPILGVIKADVGVRNGRIVGVGKAGNPSTMDGVTPGLTTGTSTDAITGEHLILTAAGMDTHIHFICPQQIWHGLSNGITTLWGGGIGPTDGTNGVTTTNGPWNMEMMLRAVEGLPVNMGFYGKGNCTGKAPLVEQLEAGATGFKIHEDYGTTPAAIRSALSVAEEYDVSVAVHTDTLNEGGFVEDSIAAFDGRTIHTYHSEGAGGGHAPDLLKVVGQPNVLPSSTNPTLPCGVNSVAELFDMIMVCHNLNPKIPSDVAFAESRVRAETIVAESVLHDMGAISMIGSDSQAMGRIGENFLRAFQTADAMKQARGKLPEDAPGNDNFRVLRYLSKVTSAPCIAAGIFHQLGSIEPGKLADLVLWEPAFFGAKPKLVLKGGFVAWANMGDPNASLPTPQPMMYRPMFGAMGSTLQSTCMTFVSQVAHDRNVKEKYGLGRMVEPVSQTRVLTKKHMVRNDYLPKIEVNPQTFAVMVDGVHATVTPPKNIALNQLYFFS; this is encoded by the coding sequence ATGTCTAAGATTTCACGCAAACAATACGCCGATCTCTATGGACCAACGACCGGCGACAAAATCCGATTGGGCAATACGGATCTTTATGTCGAGATCGAAAAAGATCTGCGTGTGTACGGCGACGAACTGGTCACCGGAGGGGGTAAGACTCTCCGTGATGGAATGGGGTCCGACAATCAAATTACCCAGGCGGCCGGCTGTCTCGACCTCGTCATCACCAACGTGACCATCCTGGATCCCATTTTGGGTGTGATTAAGGCGGACGTGGGTGTCCGCAACGGGCGGATCGTCGGCGTCGGGAAGGCCGGCAATCCTTCGACCATGGACGGGGTCACTCCGGGACTGACCACGGGCACCTCGACGGATGCGATCACCGGAGAGCATCTCATCCTGACCGCCGCCGGAATGGACACGCACATTCATTTCATCTGCCCGCAGCAGATTTGGCACGGGCTCTCGAATGGGATCACCACTCTCTGGGGAGGCGGTATTGGACCCACCGACGGGACCAATGGCGTAACGACGACCAATGGTCCCTGGAATATGGAAATGATGCTTCGCGCAGTTGAGGGATTGCCGGTGAACATGGGCTTTTATGGCAAAGGCAATTGTACCGGCAAGGCACCGCTGGTTGAGCAGTTAGAAGCCGGTGCCACTGGTTTCAAAATTCATGAAGACTACGGCACGACACCTGCCGCCATCCGGTCTGCCCTGTCGGTGGCCGAGGAGTATGACGTGAGCGTCGCCGTGCATACGGACACGCTCAATGAGGGGGGATTTGTCGAGGACTCAATCGCAGCCTTCGACGGGCGAACGATCCACACGTACCACTCTGAGGGCGCCGGAGGCGGCCATGCGCCTGACCTCTTGAAGGTCGTCGGTCAGCCGAACGTGCTGCCGAGCTCGACCAATCCAACGTTGCCTTGCGGTGTGAACTCGGTGGCAGAACTCTTCGACATGATCATGGTTTGCCACAACCTGAATCCAAAGATCCCCTCGGACGTGGCCTTTGCCGAGAGCCGGGTGCGTGCCGAGACGATCGTGGCCGAGAGCGTGCTGCACGACATGGGGGCAATCTCGATGATCGGCAGCGACTCGCAGGCCATGGGTCGCATCGGAGAGAATTTCCTGCGGGCGTTCCAAACAGCCGACGCCATGAAACAGGCACGCGGCAAGCTCCCCGAGGATGCCCCGGGCAACGACAACTTCCGGGTGTTGCGTTATTTGTCAAAGGTGACCTCGGCTCCCTGCATCGCTGCGGGGATCTTCCACCAGTTGGGATCGATCGAGCCTGGCAAGCTGGCCGATCTGGTTCTCTGGGAACCGGCATTCTTCGGGGCAAAGCCCAAGTTGGTGCTCAAGGGTGGTTTTGTGGCGTGGGCCAACATGGGGGATCCGAACGCCTCGCTGCCGACACCGCAGCCGATGATGTACCGCCCCATGTTCGGGGCCATGGGCTCGACGCTGCAGAGTACCTGCATGACGTTTGTGTCCCAGGTTGCTCACGACAGGAACGTCAAGGAGAAGTACGGGTTGGGCCGTATGGTCGAGCCGGTTAGCCAGACCAGGGTCCTGACCAAGAAACACATGGTCCGCAACGATTATTTGCCAAAGATCGAGGTCAACCCGCAGACATTTGCTGTGATGGTTGACGGCGTGCACGCCACGGTCACGCCGCCGAAAAATATCGCACTCAACCAGTTGTATTTTTTCAGTTGA
- a CDS encoding sulfite exporter TauE/SafE family protein — protein MDHLLITSLLLGLTLGMTHALDPDHLIAMGTLAAESRDIRRSALLGAIWGVGHTCALALVGYLVLSLKWTIPLQMAANMEIMVGAMIVALGVHLLWRTLQPMTVHLHEHDHEETSHSHVHVHGQDYGSHSHHLDGSRAKVLLVGFVHGMAGSAALTLAVLTTMPSMAMGMIYILLFGVGSIGGMLLMSGLISLPFVFVSRSWHHNLKVSAGFLAIVFGAYFIWSPLS, from the coding sequence ATGGATCATCTACTCATCACTTCCTTGTTGCTGGGCCTAACGTTGGGCATGACGCACGCCCTCGACCCGGACCACCTCATTGCCATGGGAACGTTGGCTGCAGAATCACGGGATATCCGTCGTTCGGCTTTATTAGGAGCGATCTGGGGAGTCGGACATACCTGCGCGTTAGCCCTTGTCGGCTATCTAGTGTTGAGCCTCAAGTGGACGATTCCGTTACAAATGGCAGCCAACATGGAAATAATGGTGGGAGCCATGATTGTGGCGTTGGGAGTGCACCTTCTGTGGAGGACCCTCCAGCCAATGACCGTTCACCTTCATGAGCATGACCATGAGGAAACGAGCCATTCACATGTTCATGTTCATGGTCAGGATTATGGGAGCCACTCCCATCATCTGGACGGTTCTCGCGCCAAAGTTCTGTTAGTGGGTTTTGTGCATGGAATGGCAGGCAGTGCCGCCTTAACCCTTGCGGTACTAACGACAATGCCATCCATGGCAATGGGCATGATCTATATTCTCCTATTTGGTGTGGGTTCGATTGGGGGTATGCTTCTGATGAGCGGGCTGATCAGCCTTCCCTTTGTCTTTGTTTCTCGATCATGGCATCACAACCTGAAAGTGAGTGCCGGTTTCCTGGCAATCGTATTCGGTGCGTATTTCATATGGTCCCCGCTTTCCTAA